A part of Myxococcus landrumus genomic DNA contains:
- a CDS encoding M57 family metalloprotease, translating to MLWTVGLMSLSWAGCGVEGQESPPPRDVNAPVRAETFEEFRAKAWLEQDTGIYVVDGDIPVLGGEAGLREEYERRLRGPASEEGLGTNRAPLIVNTVAGRDDRWTYTQQRYLPYCVSTTFGGNHARVVTAMAQAAAAWQAVNVRFLHRSDQDGNCTAANNNVLFDVNPVSGQGYLARAFFPNYGRAQRNVLIDSSSFGNTGVWTLAGILRHELGHTLGFRHEHTRPEAATCFEDNNWRALTGYDAASVMHYPQCRGSNRGDLDITATDLAGATALYGALSDTHFDVAFYLNNNPDLLAAFGPTNFTAARNHWEASGITEARRSSTHFDAPYYLSLYPDLRAAFGATNYRAARDHWVGGGINEGRRGSREFDVGYYLAFHADLRAAFGNNYAAALNHWRTAGLYEGRRGSAEFDVGYYLAANPDVAAAYGPRNYAAAMDHWIFVGRAQGRRGVP from the coding sequence ATGTTGTGGACGGTGGGCTTGATGTCGTTGTCGTGGGCGGGTTGTGGCGTGGAGGGCCAGGAGTCCCCGCCACCGCGAGATGTGAATGCGCCGGTGCGCGCGGAGACGTTCGAGGAGTTCCGCGCCAAGGCCTGGCTGGAGCAGGACACGGGCATCTACGTGGTGGATGGAGACATCCCGGTGCTCGGGGGCGAGGCGGGGCTGCGCGAGGAGTACGAGCGCCGGCTGCGCGGCCCTGCTTCCGAGGAGGGACTGGGCACGAACCGCGCGCCGCTCATCGTCAACACGGTGGCGGGCCGGGATGACCGCTGGACGTACACGCAGCAGCGCTATCTGCCGTACTGCGTGAGCACGACGTTCGGCGGCAACCACGCGCGCGTGGTGACGGCCATGGCCCAGGCGGCCGCGGCCTGGCAGGCGGTCAACGTGCGCTTCCTCCACCGCAGCGACCAGGACGGCAACTGCACCGCCGCGAACAACAACGTCCTCTTCGACGTGAACCCCGTGAGCGGGCAGGGCTATCTGGCCCGCGCCTTCTTCCCCAACTACGGGCGTGCGCAGCGCAACGTCCTCATCGACAGCTCGTCGTTCGGCAACACGGGCGTGTGGACGCTGGCGGGCATCCTCCGTCACGAGCTGGGCCACACGCTGGGCTTCCGCCACGAGCACACCCGGCCCGAGGCCGCGACGTGCTTCGAGGACAACAACTGGCGCGCGCTGACGGGGTACGACGCCGCCTCGGTGATGCACTACCCGCAGTGCCGTGGCAGCAACCGCGGGGACCTGGACATCACCGCGACGGACCTGGCGGGGGCCACCGCGCTGTACGGCGCGCTGTCGGACACGCACTTCGACGTGGCTTTCTATCTGAACAACAACCCGGACCTGCTCGCGGCCTTCGGTCCCACCAACTTCACCGCGGCCCGCAACCACTGGGAAGCGAGTGGCATCACCGAGGCGCGCCGCTCCTCGACGCACTTCGACGCGCCCTATTACCTCTCGCTTTACCCGGACCTGCGCGCGGCCTTCGGCGCCACCAACTACCGCGCGGCGAGGGACCACTGGGTGGGGGGCGGCATCAACGAAGGCCGCCGAGGCTCGCGTGAGTTCGACGTGGGCTACTACCTGGCCTTCCACGCGGACCTGCGCGCCGCGTTCGGCAACAACTACGCGGCGGCGCTCAATCACTGGCGCACGGCGGGCCTCTATGAAGGGCGCCGGGGCTCGGCCGAGTTCGACGTGGGCTACTACCTGGCCGCCAACCCGGATGTGGCGGCGGCGTACGGTCCTCGCAACTACGCGGCGGCCATGGACCACTGGATTTTCGTCGGGCGTGCGCAGGGCCGCCGCGGCGTTCCCTGA
- a CDS encoding DJ-1/PfpI family protein: protein MARIAFVVIAPFADWEPALLAAGARDDFGDEVTWWSPGGHPTPSMGGMTLQVNGAVEDFTPDKADALVLVGSATWMTPQAPDLTNSLRRAVDAGLVVAGICGATVALAKAGLLDGRAHTSNDLEFLKAQAPSYRGASHYRDVPHAVRDGRLVTAAGTAPVTFAMEILGLLHPEAPDMVAAFKVFAREHLAA from the coding sequence GTGGCGCGTATCGCCTTCGTCGTGATTGCCCCTTTCGCAGACTGGGAGCCCGCGCTGCTCGCGGCGGGGGCTCGCGATGACTTCGGCGATGAGGTGACGTGGTGGTCACCGGGCGGGCATCCCACGCCCTCCATGGGCGGGATGACCCTCCAGGTGAATGGCGCGGTCGAGGACTTCACTCCCGACAAGGCGGATGCCCTGGTGCTGGTGGGCTCGGCGACGTGGATGACGCCCCAGGCGCCCGACCTCACGAACAGCCTGCGGCGCGCGGTGGACGCGGGGCTCGTCGTTGCTGGCATCTGCGGCGCCACGGTGGCCCTGGCCAAGGCGGGGCTGCTCGATGGCCGCGCGCACACCAGCAACGACCTGGAGTTCCTGAAGGCGCAGGCTCCGAGCTACCGCGGCGCCTCGCACTACCGCGACGTGCCGCATGCCGTGCGGGATGGACGGCTGGTCACCGCCGCTGGCACGGCACCGGTGACCTTCGCCATGGAGATCCTCGGGCTCCTGCATCCCGAAGCTCCCGACATGGTCGCGGCGTTCAAGGTCTTCGCCCGCGAGCACCTGGCGGCCTGA
- a CDS encoding Uma2 family endonuclease, which produces MAPSSYRLDPDDPRAPTQEQWDSLTPAERTRVVDNLPSEFPVSEANPPEGDPHFEAKIRAREVLGGFFSRVGRKVYLGSELPVYYPGERMFAPDIIAIMDVEPHSRMCWVVSAENKGLDLAMEIIVAGERRKDLERNVERYARLGIHEYFVFDRGRLKLNGWRLDESRRTYRPILPQHGFLRSEVLGLELQVDDERLRFYIGGAALPEAQELITRLEHMVERVEANRTALEQQLAEEMRLRAEESRLRAEESRLRDEESRLRMDAERRLAEALAELERLRGKQG; this is translated from the coding sequence ATGGCTCCTTCTTCCTACCGTCTTGATCCTGATGACCCTCGCGCACCAACCCAGGAGCAGTGGGACAGCCTGACTCCAGCGGAACGAACGCGCGTCGTCGACAACCTTCCCTCGGAGTTTCCTGTCTCGGAAGCCAATCCCCCCGAGGGAGACCCCCACTTCGAAGCCAAGATCCGCGCCCGAGAAGTGCTGGGAGGCTTCTTCTCGCGCGTCGGCCGCAAGGTGTATTTGGGGAGTGAGCTGCCCGTGTACTACCCCGGCGAGCGGATGTTCGCCCCGGACATCATCGCCATCATGGACGTCGAGCCACACTCCCGCATGTGCTGGGTGGTAAGCGCGGAGAACAAAGGCCTCGACCTGGCGATGGAAATCATTGTCGCGGGCGAGCGGCGCAAGGACTTGGAGCGCAACGTGGAGCGCTATGCCCGCCTGGGCATCCACGAGTACTTCGTCTTTGACCGTGGCCGGTTGAAGCTCAATGGATGGCGACTCGATGAGAGCCGACGCACCTACCGTCCCATCCTCCCTCAGCACGGATTCCTCCGCTCGGAGGTGCTCGGCCTGGAGTTGCAGGTCGACGATGAGCGCCTGCGCTTCTACATCGGGGGCGCGGCCCTTCCCGAGGCGCAGGAGCTGATTACCCGCCTCGAACACATGGTCGAGCGAGTGGAGGCCAACCGCACGGCACTGGAACAACAGCTCGCAGAAGAGATGCGGCTTCGCGCGGAGGAGTCTCGGCTTCGCGCGGAGGAGTCTCGGCTTCGCGACGAGGAGTCTCGTCTTCGCATGGACGCCGAGCGCCGCCTCGCCGAAGCCCTCGCCGAGCTCGAACGGCTGCGCGGCAAACAGGGCTGA
- a CDS encoding ABC transporter ATP-binding protein, with protein MSPPPIDSTSPAKSSLKDRLKSAGSLFRQLPGTFRIFWQASPRGAVVLGALTLVAALLPAAIAWVGKLIVDAVVAAAQGSEEARSRVFGWVGLEFALMLGSAVVERGLTLTRELLRANLGNVLNERILQKALDLELQHFEDSNTYDKMQNARREASSRPLSLVMQAFSIVRNAITLSTFAALLVALSPWSVVVLVAASIPAFIAEARLAMAGFRLYSWRAPEGRKLNYLEWILTRDSHVKEVKLFGLGDLVLGRYRELFKKFFAEDRALAFKRMGWGLGLGVLSLGAFYGCYVFVAGRAASGAITVGDMVLYLAVFRQGQSAFQGILTSVGSMYEDALFMSNLFMYLEIPTGNEVARVLPAKSPGRGRMNDIELRGVSFRYPGKEAWALRNVSLTLRPGEKLALVGENGAGKSTLVKLLLRLYEPTEGTILYGGVDIRDMDVGDLRSRFGAVFQDFVRYQFNVAENIGLGHVPALEDRGRIEKAAEQGGASGVIAALPSQYDTMLGGWFEKGQELSSGQWQKLAVARAFMRDDAEVLILDEPTASIDAEAEHALFERFQALAADRIAIVISHRFSTVRMADQIAVLHNGGVDELGSHDALMAKDGRYAHLFRLQARGYRD; from the coding sequence GTGTCTCCTCCCCCGATTGATTCCACGTCCCCCGCGAAGTCTTCCCTCAAGGACCGGCTGAAGAGCGCCGGGAGCCTGTTCCGGCAGTTGCCGGGGACGTTCCGCATCTTCTGGCAGGCCAGTCCCCGCGGCGCGGTGGTGCTGGGGGCCTTGACGTTGGTGGCGGCGCTGTTGCCGGCGGCCATCGCCTGGGTGGGGAAGCTGATTGTCGACGCGGTGGTGGCGGCGGCGCAGGGCTCCGAGGAGGCCCGCTCGCGCGTCTTCGGGTGGGTGGGGTTGGAGTTCGCGTTGATGCTGGGCTCGGCGGTGGTGGAGCGCGGGCTGACGCTGACGCGGGAGCTGTTGCGCGCCAACCTGGGCAACGTGCTCAACGAGCGCATCCTCCAGAAGGCGCTGGATTTGGAGCTCCAGCACTTCGAGGACTCGAACACGTACGACAAGATGCAGAACGCGCGGCGCGAGGCGAGCAGTCGTCCGCTGTCGCTGGTGATGCAGGCGTTCTCCATCGTCCGCAATGCCATCACGCTGTCGACCTTCGCGGCGCTGTTGGTGGCGTTGTCGCCGTGGAGCGTGGTGGTGCTGGTGGCCGCGTCGATTCCAGCGTTCATCGCGGAGGCGCGGCTGGCGATGGCGGGCTTCCGGCTGTACTCGTGGCGGGCGCCCGAGGGGCGGAAGCTGAACTACCTGGAGTGGATTCTCACGCGGGACAGCCACGTGAAGGAGGTGAAGCTCTTCGGGTTGGGGGACCTGGTGTTGGGGCGCTACCGCGAGCTGTTCAAGAAGTTCTTCGCGGAGGACCGGGCGCTGGCCTTCAAGCGGATGGGGTGGGGGTTGGGGTTGGGGGTGCTGTCCTTGGGGGCTTTCTATGGGTGTTATGTGTTTGTCGCGGGGCGGGCGGCGAGCGGGGCCATCACGGTCGGCGACATGGTGTTGTACCTGGCGGTGTTCCGTCAGGGGCAGTCGGCGTTCCAGGGGATTCTGACGAGCGTGGGGTCCATGTACGAGGACGCGCTCTTCATGAGCAATCTCTTCATGTACCTGGAGATACCGACGGGCAACGAGGTGGCGCGGGTGTTGCCGGCGAAGTCGCCTGGGCGGGGGCGGATGAACGACATCGAGCTGCGCGGGGTGTCCTTCCGTTATCCGGGGAAGGAGGCGTGGGCGCTGCGGAACGTGTCGTTGACGTTGCGGCCGGGGGAGAAGCTGGCGTTGGTGGGGGAGAACGGGGCGGGGAAGAGCACGTTGGTGAAGCTGCTCTTGCGGCTGTACGAGCCAACGGAGGGGACGATTCTCTACGGGGGCGTGGACATCCGGGACATGGACGTGGGGGATTTGCGCAGCCGCTTCGGCGCGGTGTTCCAGGACTTCGTGCGGTATCAGTTCAACGTGGCGGAGAACATCGGGTTGGGGCACGTGCCGGCGCTGGAGGACCGGGGGCGCATCGAGAAGGCGGCGGAGCAGGGCGGGGCGAGCGGGGTGATTGCGGCGCTGCCGAGCCAGTACGACACGATGCTGGGTGGGTGGTTCGAGAAGGGGCAGGAGCTGTCGTCGGGGCAGTGGCAGAAGCTGGCGGTGGCGCGAGCGTTCATGCGGGACGACGCGGAGGTGCTGATTCTGGACGAGCCGACGGCGAGCATCGACGCGGAGGCGGAGCACGCGCTGTTCGAGCGGTTCCAGGCGCTGGCGGCGGACCGGATTGCCATCGTGATTTCGCACCGGTTCTCCACGGTGCGGATGGCGGACCAGATTGCGGTGCTGCACAACGGTGGCGTGGATGAGCTGGGAAGTCACGACGCGCTGATGGCGAAGGACGGGCGCTACGCGCACCTGTTCCGCTTGCAGGCGCGCGGGTATCGGGACTGA
- a CDS encoding right-handed parallel beta-helix repeat-containing protein translates to MELRLACWVLMFGGVLACGAGQPDTLEDISSQAQPEARAPRRQVALSEDIFYATCPRASQAQGATLSVSNSGPWNPSKPLGSNENPYSTIMAAVRAARPGNIILVRGGDYNEQVSITAPKGARAGTATAPIVLRGEMAGRPRILPSGTNVGALLDVKLPYWVVEFLEIAVQGRPSYAALFETNTQCSQLHDSVLYGGRAGAGITASYANFVMLSHNQIFDFSKTNTDSHGVAIRGVTRDIFIVDNDIHDVSGDGVQCQPNGGRPSTILIERNQLHATGENGIDVKACDDLLIYKNLIYSFPNIGRFPWQANTSAAEAVLVHEDATNIQILGNDISQAGRGVAIGGNNAIDLPTNVLVEDNFIHDIYNYANRGNGQGVRVVTGRGIHIIGNTLERTADAGLRLAADEPNSVMGLIVYDNVLRNMRLFVRLGRKENRPGMGMDSNRYEGPIGAFTISGGLSAGTHAQWLAALAPEFLDQHSLRIPAPTLLTEEEPPPPAP, encoded by the coding sequence ATGGAATTGCGTCTGGCTTGTTGGGTCTTGATGTTCGGGGGCGTCCTGGCGTGTGGTGCGGGACAGCCGGACACCCTCGAGGACATCTCCTCGCAGGCGCAACCGGAGGCCCGCGCCCCTCGGAGACAGGTCGCGCTCTCCGAGGACATCTTCTACGCCACCTGCCCCAGGGCCTCACAGGCCCAGGGGGCCACGCTCTCCGTCTCGAATTCCGGCCCCTGGAATCCCTCGAAGCCGCTCGGCTCCAACGAGAACCCCTACAGCACCATCATGGCCGCCGTCAGGGCCGCTCGCCCCGGCAACATCATCCTGGTGCGCGGCGGCGACTACAATGAACAGGTCTCCATCACCGCCCCCAAGGGCGCTCGCGCAGGCACCGCCACCGCCCCCATCGTCCTGCGTGGCGAGATGGCCGGACGCCCTCGCATCCTCCCTTCCGGCACCAACGTCGGCGCCCTGCTGGATGTGAAGCTTCCCTACTGGGTCGTCGAGTTCCTCGAAATCGCCGTCCAGGGCCGGCCGTCCTATGCCGCCCTCTTCGAGACCAATACGCAGTGCTCGCAGCTCCACGACTCTGTCCTGTACGGAGGCCGCGCCGGCGCCGGCATCACCGCCAGCTACGCGAACTTCGTCATGCTCTCGCACAATCAAATCTTCGACTTCTCCAAGACGAACACGGACTCGCACGGCGTCGCCATCCGTGGCGTGACTCGCGACATCTTCATCGTGGACAACGACATCCATGATGTCTCGGGCGACGGCGTGCAATGTCAGCCCAATGGCGGGCGCCCCTCCACCATCCTCATCGAGCGCAACCAACTCCATGCCACCGGAGAGAACGGCATCGACGTCAAGGCCTGCGACGACCTCCTCATCTACAAGAACCTCATCTACTCCTTCCCCAACATCGGCCGCTTCCCCTGGCAGGCCAACACCTCCGCCGCGGAGGCCGTGCTCGTCCACGAAGACGCCACGAACATCCAGATTCTCGGCAATGACATCTCCCAGGCCGGCCGAGGCGTCGCCATCGGTGGCAACAACGCCATCGACCTCCCCACCAACGTGCTCGTCGAAGACAACTTCATCCACGACATCTACAACTACGCCAACCGTGGCAACGGCCAGGGCGTCCGCGTCGTGACGGGCCGAGGCATCCACATCATCGGCAACACCCTCGAGCGGACCGCCGACGCGGGCCTGAGACTGGCGGCGGACGAGCCCAACTCCGTGATGGGGCTCATCGTCTACGACAATGTCCTGCGCAACATGCGGCTGTTCGTGCGCCTGGGGAGGAAGGAGAACCGCCCCGGCATGGGCATGGACAGCAACCGGTATGAAGGCCCCATCGGCGCCTTCACCATCTCCGGCGGACTGAGCGCGGGAACCCATGCCCAGTGGCTCGCGGCGCTCGCCCCCGAGTTCCTCGACCAGCACTCCCTGCGGATTCCCGCCCCCACCCTGCTCACGGAGGAGGAGCCACCACCGCCGGCGCCTTGA
- a CDS encoding methyl-accepting chemotaxis protein has translation MSTPPLPTSGALFWRMYLLRSLITTVGFCPALYVDMQLLSLEGPHAMRILLGVITPLVLGLCAVAQPVVVIPWLLKRATASQGRERVERLIRIPFMLAFGESMFSWFLGGVLFNGGVALLLDRPLSVVPVGVAVSVSAGLFTSPLLYMLYEQMLMPTVLDAYRNAPSARPAGEGFAPRQLWLLPATVVSALLVTCLTSIVTLNLRLERELAALASDIEVSGATASADRVRATVAPLQRDLVLPVVMFAGYAALGSILTAAWAARRLAKGSRAVGESLEALVEGRAAPPRWVSTDELGDLAATTWQLYQRLQELPRSLSSSAGDLAQAGTRLSEASNQQNQTLSRQAAALHQARATAQEIQQASHVAASRATSILQVAERAASVGRLGEESLLGTEKGLASIRDIAAGLHEQMQDLERRAREVGRVSEVVKALADQSHMLAINAAIEATRAGEHGKGFGVVARQMRELADQSVQATNQVRGLLETMAAAATEATEMTDRGTAGVETALQPLRTSGERLRELAALSRESSAAVRQIAEAVAQQHQGVDQLFAAVRELDELTTDTLRHLDTTQQAATAVTQATGQVAQLAQRYV, from the coding sequence ATGTCCACTCCTCCGCTTCCGACCTCTGGCGCGCTGTTCTGGCGGATGTACCTCTTGCGGTCGCTCATCACGACGGTGGGTTTTTGTCCGGCCCTCTACGTGGACATGCAATTGCTGTCACTGGAGGGGCCGCACGCGATGCGCATCCTCCTGGGGGTCATCACGCCCCTCGTCTTGGGGTTGTGCGCGGTGGCGCAGCCGGTGGTTGTGATTCCATGGCTCTTGAAGCGGGCCACGGCCTCGCAGGGGCGGGAGCGCGTGGAGCGGTTGATCCGCATCCCGTTCATGCTCGCGTTCGGCGAGTCGATGTTCTCGTGGTTCCTGGGAGGGGTGCTCTTCAACGGTGGGGTGGCGCTGCTGCTGGACCGTCCGCTGTCGGTGGTGCCGGTGGGCGTGGCGGTGTCGGTGAGCGCGGGCCTGTTCACCAGCCCCCTGCTCTACATGCTCTACGAGCAGATGCTGATGCCCACGGTGCTGGATGCGTACCGGAACGCGCCGAGCGCCCGTCCCGCGGGAGAGGGCTTCGCGCCCCGGCAACTGTGGCTGCTGCCCGCCACCGTCGTGTCCGCGCTGCTCGTCACGTGTCTGACGAGCATCGTCACGTTGAACCTTCGGCTGGAGCGGGAGCTGGCCGCGCTGGCGTCGGACATCGAGGTCAGCGGGGCCACGGCTTCGGCCGACCGCGTGCGCGCCACGGTGGCGCCGTTGCAGCGGGACCTGGTGCTGCCCGTGGTGATGTTCGCGGGCTACGCGGCGCTGGGCTCCATCCTCACGGCGGCGTGGGCCGCGCGGCGACTGGCGAAGGGCTCGCGCGCGGTGGGTGAGTCGCTGGAGGCGTTGGTGGAAGGCCGCGCCGCGCCGCCGCGCTGGGTGTCCACGGACGAGCTGGGTGACCTGGCCGCGACGACGTGGCAGTTGTATCAGCGTCTTCAAGAGCTGCCGCGCTCCCTGAGCTCGTCGGCGGGAGACCTGGCGCAGGCGGGCACGCGGCTGTCGGAGGCGAGCAACCAGCAGAACCAGACGCTGTCCCGGCAGGCCGCGGCGCTGCACCAGGCGCGCGCCACCGCGCAGGAAATCCAGCAGGCGTCCCATGTGGCGGCCTCGCGCGCCACCAGCATCCTCCAGGTCGCCGAGCGCGCCGCGTCCGTGGGCCGGCTGGGCGAGGAGTCGCTGCTCGGCACGGAGAAGGGGCTCGCCTCCATCCGGGACATCGCCGCCGGGCTGCACGAGCAGATGCAGGACCTGGAGCGGCGCGCCCGCGAGGTGGGCCGCGTGTCGGAGGTCGTCAAGGCGCTGGCGGACCAGTCGCACATGCTGGCCATCAACGCGGCCATCGAGGCCACGCGCGCCGGTGAGCACGGCAAGGGCTTTGGCGTGGTGGCGCGGCAGATGCGCGAGCTGGCGGACCAGTCCGTCCAGGCCACCAACCAGGTGCGCGGCCTGCTGGAGACGATGGCCGCCGCCGCCACCGAGGCCACGGAGATGACGGACCGGGGCACCGCGGGCGTGGAGACGGCGCTGCAACCCCTGCGCACCAGCGGCGAGCGGCTGCGGGAGCTGGCCGCCTTGTCCCGGGAGTCCTCGGCCGCCGTGCGGCAAATCGCGGAGGCCGTGGCCCAGCAGCACCAGGGCGTGGACCAGCTCTTCGCCGCCGTGCGCGAGCTGGATGAGCTGACGACGGACACCCTGCGCCACCTGGACACCACCCAGCAGGCCGCCACCGCCGTCACCCAGGCCACGGGACAGGTGGCCCAGCTCGCCCAGCGCTACGTCTGA
- a CDS encoding CsbD family protein gives MGELLDKAKGKLKEVVGAVTGDRSLEAEGKVDKAKGEAKGKVEDAKRAVRDAVDDARARRDEP, from the coding sequence ATGGGCGAGTTGCTGGACAAGGCCAAGGGCAAGCTCAAGGAAGTCGTTGGCGCCGTCACGGGAGACCGCTCGCTGGAGGCCGAGGGCAAGGTGGACAAGGCCAAGGGCGAGGCGAAGGGAAAGGTCGAGGACGCCAAGCGCGCGGTTCGCGACGCGGTGGATGACGCACGCGCGCGTCGGGATGAACCGTAG
- a CDS encoding universal stress protein, with product MRQHELTRLDIPLLSPGPFRGPRGLTRLLVATDFSLRSELALARALRLPLGVGATFTVLHVGPGCSPGGVTGAERCLRRAVGAACRRLRHRPDVTVHESLYRGDVVEVVEEVAREQGAELVVLGGASGASSRRALGAGSRLRRMVRGLDTSVLAVVPHPARTYANPLVAVDFSRESRRALELTLRLCPLAPVEVVHVVDTREEEARLRARGAPPEAFLVLRQEREDAARVALARFLAPYRETGREVEARLREGEPGENVLAQALELDSDLVVVPGERSSTVEDSWVERVLACSSCDVLVSRHDARVLS from the coding sequence ATGAGGCAGCATGAGCTGACCCGTTTGGATATTCCATTGTTGTCACCAGGGCCCTTCCGAGGGCCCAGAGGGCTGACGCGCCTGCTGGTGGCGACGGACTTCTCGCTGCGCTCGGAGCTCGCGCTGGCGCGGGCGCTGCGCCTGCCGTTGGGGGTGGGGGCGACCTTCACCGTGCTGCACGTGGGGCCTGGATGCTCGCCGGGAGGTGTCACGGGGGCGGAGCGGTGTCTGCGCCGGGCGGTGGGCGCGGCGTGCCGGCGGCTGCGGCACCGGCCGGACGTGACGGTGCATGAGTCGCTGTACCGGGGCGACGTGGTGGAGGTGGTGGAGGAGGTGGCGCGGGAGCAGGGCGCGGAGCTGGTGGTGCTGGGGGGCGCGAGTGGCGCGTCCTCGCGGCGGGCGTTGGGGGCGGGCTCGAGGCTGCGGCGGATGGTGCGGGGGTTGGACACGTCGGTGCTGGCGGTGGTGCCGCATCCGGCGCGGACGTATGCGAACCCGCTGGTGGCGGTGGACTTCTCGCGCGAGTCCCGCAGGGCGTTGGAGCTGACGTTGAGGCTGTGCCCGCTGGCGCCGGTGGAGGTGGTGCACGTGGTGGACACGCGCGAGGAGGAGGCCCGGCTGCGGGCGAGGGGCGCGCCTCCGGAGGCGTTCCTGGTGTTGAGACAGGAGCGGGAGGATGCCGCGCGGGTGGCGCTTGCCCGGTTCCTGGCCCCATACCGGGAGACGGGGCGCGAGGTGGAGGCCCGGCTGCGCGAGGGAGAGCCGGGCGAGAACGTCCTGGCGCAGGCGTTGGAGCTGGACTCGGACCTGGTGGTGGTGCCGGGGGAGAGGAGCTCCACGGTGGAGGACTCGTGGGTGGAGCGGGTGCTGGCCTGCTCCTCGTGCGACGTGCTGGTGTCCCGGCATGACGCGCGGGTGCTCTCGTGA